Below is a genomic region from Medicago truncatula cultivar Jemalong A17 chromosome 3, MtrunA17r5.0-ANR, whole genome shotgun sequence.
aacaGAAAACATGAAAACTCATATAATCATCATTGAAGTAGAATTTCATTGAAATTGGTCACGTGAGAGAGCATATGAAGATTTAGAGTGAGAGATGGAAAAGGTGTTTGGAATAGTTAAATGCACAAGGACCATTttgatattaataataaattttaatgaaatttaggTATAACTGATTTTTTTGGGGTGTAAGTAGAAAAAAGAACTTAACGTCCTCGTGAGCATAGATCAGTTGGCAgagacatgcattattatatacatgggtcggggttcgaaccccggtcaccCAACTTATTCACCTGAgcaaaaggtgaattctagccactagactacttcaaaaaaaaaaaaaaaaaaaaaacttaactacTACTAcccaagaaaagaaaaagaaggaatagTCTCACTAATTTCATGGTTACTATTTCCTTTTTATTGGTATCTCCTTTCATTTTTGTCTGATTTGCAACATATATTGCCTCTAAATTTAGGTTTTACAGATAGCTACAAGATCAGGTGGGAGATACGATCTAGAGAATTATGAAGTGCATTAGCTTTCCAAGAGATTGAAATAAGCGTGGATGCAGTATAaataacaacattttttttttactagatagcatgtttaagaatttatttattttcctgcaACTTATTGAATTATCgtttctattttgtttcattttctatACTTTAAGCGGATTTATATATTTCTAACATTTCTTTATCATGGTATCATATAGATTACATCGTCTGCTGTATCCAACTATTTGGTTAGAAGTTATGGGTTATTTGTTGATACCAATTTCATGATGTAGTTGTCTTAAGTTTCttgatattatttaatagaatgagggaaaaaaaaaatatttgttgtttaTGCAATGCCTAAGACTCATAGCAATGGTGAATGATAGTAGGATTCAATAATAGAATTTGGATCAAGATTAATGATTGTGGTTAAATAGTGACCTCCCCCCACTTTTGCAATTATCAACACTCCTCCCTAAGCACACACATCTTTTAGCGGAGATGGTGACAAGGTTCACCTCCAAAATCATAATGAGGATGAAAGCCTTCCAGACTTTGGCGGAGATGGTAACAAGGTTCACGTCGATGGAAGCTTGCTGGATTCGTAACTGATGTCTGTCTCTTacaattttcttataaattaagTTTGTCGTGTTTTGAATTTATCGTGTCTTTTCTATTTCTGTTTCATAAGATGACCACataatgtattattattatggtCACAAAATTCCTAATTGCTGCAGATTAGTCATGAGAACATCGCATCGTGCAGGTGTATCTTAGTTTTTATTTCTACTTAATGTTATCTCAAATTAAGATACGACTCATCATCTTATGGATTCTACCTTGACACGCTCGTTGGAGATGCTCTTACACACACATACTACTAACACATCAAAGCCAATGGTTGCACACCCAAGTAGTGCCATATTGGAAGAAATGTGGAAATGCAAAACACCATACCCAATTCCTTGGATGCATGATGAAATAAGTTACTGTCATCAAGAGGTTCCAAGTAAAAATTAACCCAAGATTACCTTATTTAACTTCTCAATCAACTACATTTCTTCTGGTCAAGCagcaaatttaaaaaagaaataatttgatgtcagtaaattaaataatttgatatatcGGCAAAGTAAAAGCCTCGAAGCAGTAATCCATGCTAGTATAGAAACAGCCGTAGGATGAGTAAAGAATCACTTTCCATATAGATATCTTACAGTATAGCTTCATCTGAAATACATGAAAATATACGTAGTTAAGCTGGAGAATTAcgaattccttaaaaaaaagaagttgattGCACTAAAACAGGCTGCGGTTGAAATTTGGAATACAGTGGATAAGTAAATGAAAAATGCATTGAACCAGTAAAGTGATAATACCATCCCCAGaatctttatcatttaaatcaTCGTCGTCAACATCATCATTCTGCAAGATTTTAATTTAGTTGGTCATCCTTTAAATacgaaaatgaaaacaaatctTAGCAACTGTATAAAAAAACCACCACACACaacaaaacagaagaaaaaagtgAAGTAACTGCTCAAACTTCAAACCACTACATCATTATCCCCAAACTACTGATAAATTCCTGATGCCACACATTACTCCCTTGTCAAATTAAGCATTTCTAAACTGCAATTTTACCAACAATTTACATTGAATGCTGAAAAAGGTTTGTTACATTAGTCCAAGGACGAATCTATAGTGCATGCGTATTAACAAATGCCAAGTGTAATATAGTAACAGAActtgatttataatttattttccttcacACAGGCAAGCAGTATATGTAATATTTGAAGTTTTGTATATACTCAACTacaaatatttcaaagaaaGCATAGTTATACAGTTGAGATGTTTATTGACATCTACTTTGTTTACAATATATTGGTCTATAGTCAATCTCTAGagattttttatcatttagaGACGGTTTTGAGATGTTTATTGAACCACTAATTTTATCTCAAAACAGACCAAATGTGGTTTTGCTTcttcataatatatattatgagaTACTATTTTCTTATATTCTAATCCTGCTAAGGTCGGTCCCAAGCCCAGGTAAAAGGagagggttgtgttaggcctcAACAGCCAACGTAAAACTTTATCAAATCTCTATGACATGGACCAGATACGAAACAGTGTTGGTTGTTGGTACTATTTTCTTATATTCTAAGAGcttcaatttgaaaattttgtggGGTGAGCTTTGCAAATGCAACATAATCTTTTCACAAGTTCAAGAATGGTAAAATTGACACATCAAAAAAGAGGATAGAGTGGAACCttatcataatcatcattgCCGGACTCGCTACTCTCTTCATTttcctcttcatcttcactttcttcatcttcttcctcctttTTATGTTTACCCTCCTTCTGTTAGGAACCCAAGAGTTGGATTCCAAAGAAATAAtacttttgattaaaactaaccAATAATGGAAAATACAACAGAAAACAGAACCCAAATAGAAGTCCAACTAACAACCTTAAACCTAGCTATCTAACATACAAAACATATAACTAACTTTAACAACTTGTACTACTAACTTACCCTAAAGGTGGAAGAATTGTCAACATAGGCTTTCACCGGACAAAACGTAGGTACACAACAATGTTAAATCAAACAAGAAAACATTACTACAAAACTAATGAGCTAGGGTTCGATTCCCTGTTAAGTTTACTGTTCTAGAAGAGATGGTATGATGCTAATGAGCTAGGGTTCGATTACACCATACATGTGTTGGTCAGAGACTGGATCTGATTAATTCAAAATCCAATCCCAAGTCCTGTAAAGGAGctaaaaaattcagaaaaccACTGTCACCATATCCATATCTCGTAACTCAGAAACACTTGATCAATTAAGGAATCAAAAAATGACTGTAAGTGTTAACCCTGTTTTGTTaacgttaaaaaaaaataagggaaaGAATTGTAGGCATACGTGCTCTTCTAGGAGCTCCTTCTCTAGCAATGCAAGTTTTTTCTCACCTGCCACGCAAACATCTTGATCagtataaagaaaaatatatgaatgctttatcattattattagtaTATATAGATCCAACTTATAACATGGATAATATCCCATGACAATATAGACTAGACCATATGTACATAGAATGATCAATACTCAGTTGAATTCCAAAATAGATCCTGCTCTTTCAATTTGAATAACTTACACATATTTGCAGGAAACTAATagattaacaaaataaaaaacatctttaaaaaaaaaaaaaaaaaaaaaaaaagaacaaaagatCATATGAAATCACCATATTCTGGGTTCCATTGACGTTTTTTCCGGCTCAGCGTCTGCTTCGTTTTACCTGAAATTACCAATTTAGTTTTAAATCATTTGTTATCAGAAACCTCAAATGCATTAAGAAAAGTAGAAATATTTTTCCACAAAAAACATAACCATTTCCCGTAAATCCTATTCCATTATTCATACCTGGAACCAACTCCTTAACACATTCGTCGAAAACTAAAACCTGCAGAAGAGAATCACGAGTAAAAATGGTCTTCTTCTTGTCAGAAAATCTTTCTACGTGCATCCTTTTGCGCCCTGACAATTAAGCAAGAAAAGCAGGAGGAGCCAGATATTTAGGGACAAATATGGTTCCATATAAGCATTGAAAATATTCTAGATTATGTGTATGCCTAGCTTTTGATTGTGTAAACCTGCTCATATTCCAGGAAGCATTTATTTTGTTACGATGCAAGAAGTATAATTAAGTTTTGCACAACGTTAGACAATAATATATTATGGAATAAATCCTAAATGTGGCTTTCAAATGATTAGGGAGTCACTGTAACAGTCTTCCAGAGACATCATCGCCAAATGAATTCCTTCAAGATACAAAACTATCACTAAATTTGTCCAATGTCATTGTCACTACTTTAATTCTAAGTTGGTAAGATTATGCGTGTTTGATAAATTCGTTGGATGACTAAGTGGTCAAATTTTAATCTGCGAGACTAGTGTGATGACAGAAAATTTTGTGgacaaatatattatatagccatatcaaaaaaattagaggaCCTTCTCACAATATATATCATGTAAAGGCAATTGAATCCATACCCTTCAATTCTGCCTTCTCCTCCAAGAAATAAGGAGCCACTTCAAAATATctatcaaaatcataatcccATTTAAGCAACTGTCTCATAGAAGTATCCATTTTGCCGTGCTTAACATCAGGCAAATCAATATCCTGTAGCATCAGATTGATAAAGACAAGCATTAAACAGAAAATAGATAATTACAAGGTagcaatataaatatatatacatactcaGAAAAGAAACTTAGAAACAGTGAACCCTCTTGCTTGCAAGCTTCTGAAATATAGAAATAGTTATGAGGTCTTAACTCTTGACCATTTATAATAGAGAGccttattttttatatgtatttgtttttaGATGAAGAATTGCATCTAATGTGGCCTCAATAGCTTAACTAGAGACTTGGTTGCAGAGAACAGAGAATGTAAGGAATTATAGTACTGATGGATGGATAGaaggtttgtttggattgatttatttaaGCTTATCTGGCTGCATAACAAtttgagactgtttgggagagcttatggaaagcTTATTACATGTCTtctttgtttgaatttgaaccAATGACCTCCAACTCCTTATCATGTAGCTCATACCAGTTGAGCTACGCAACACCTCATCTTATTACAtttctataagttgttttttactTATTTCTGAAAATCTCCATGATTGTTTATGAAAGAAACTCATAGGTTATATATTGACTTTattagcttatacataagcaattaattaagttgtttatccaggACATAGTGTTTGCTTGGATTAACTTCTTTGAACTCATCTACGTGTACAAACACTTATCAAACTGTTTGTGAGTGctaataaaaacaacataagacatgtctataagttgtttttctgCTTATGACCATAAGCTCTAtgtgatagcttatgaaaaccaACTTATACCTTATATAAGAACAGTTCAAatatactttatattttttctagAAAGTGCTTAGGGTTTGTTTACGTCAATCAATAAACATAAGAGAATATTGTCCACACTATcttgttttataattttgaaaagcaTTTTCAATTAGACTTTGctttcattatttattaaaatgaattCTTCCTAATTTGTTTTCAATAACTCTACCTTCTCTCGATGGCAAATATTCATTTCCTCGTTAGCAGAatttaaaatcaacataaattaaaaaaaaatgaaaacaaaaaaagtttttagaAAGTAATCAAGGTCTTATAATCTAGGAAGCACTAACACAGACAGGGATACCGGACATAAATATGTCGGACACGCCTTCAATCAGTAGTGTCGGCTTCGGAGTTTGTAGTTAAGTTGTTTATTGAAACGGAGTGTAGGGATGTTACCTGTGGAAAAACTACAAACGGCACTGGTCGGACATATACGCCTCTTCCCCGTCCCCTTCCCCATCCTCCTCTGCCAGCCATTTACTTTGTCTACAAAAGAAGAAGCAAAAATAGAATTTCTGTTATCATACTTGCAGGTTTCACACCTTGGATACAATCAAATGAGGAATTCAGAATGCAAAATCacataaaacaataaattaagtttacacTCAAAGGCAGTCAGAGAGATACCTGTAAACGGTGACGGTTTCAACTTTCAAAGTAATGGgaaattaatattcatatttgatgattatatattgaattatataaataatttacagATATTACTCACACCCTAAAAAATCCAAGTCATATCCCGAAATGACCAATATACCATTTCATCGCATGTCTCACTTAATCGTTCAAATCTCGGAAACTTAGTTCATGTATTTATCATTTAGTTGAACATCTATGGTTATTTGTGGGTTAAAGGGGTGAAGGTTCAGAAATGATTATGAAAAAgggtttttttaaattttacatgGAGAGGATAATTTTAGTATtataataaaactaaataaatttgtgTGTAACTAGAATTGTATGGGATGAGGCTAGAAAGAGACTAAATAATTAGTTGCTACAAGTAATGAGAATTGAATATTCATGTTGatgattatatattaaattatataaataattagttaaatcccttaaaaaaatagttaaagtaATTTTACGAGGAATTAGTTAAAGTGATTTATTTACGTgtctatttcttttcttttctttttgacaagaTTTAGGTGTGCATTTCATTACTTGCTTTTCGTTCGACTCTTgaccaatatatttttttttgttataataaacTTTGAGAAAAGTATCGATTTGGTGAAATTATGATTAggttagttaagaaccatagaAGACATTtacaatatattttgttttgtctttgatgtatattaacaaattaattaaaaaaaaaaaactaatttaagcGATGCACCTAAGTGATGTTGAGTAAATTGGTGAATTCAATGGGTGTTGGCCTTTTGTAGCTGCTTCTCAATGTCATTGCTTCTATTTGGTGTCCTCTCCGCAAACAGTTAACCCAATATTCCAAGATGTGTTGCTTGAACCAACACCGTGATTGGAAAATTTTGTATTCCtttcaaaacataattaacGAACTCAGCAAGGTTTATTAACTACTGTTATCTACTActtatatttgttgaaaaaggATTTATTTCCAACCACCAATATCAATCATAAGTcctttttcaacaaatataagTAGTAGATAACAATAGTTTTAAGGTCTTGCTAACGAATGTTCTAAAAACATTGGTAAAGAATTTCATAAAAGGAAATTTTATCGTGAAAATTCGTACAAgttgttatttttatcaatgtaATAATAAAACACTTTTTATACAAAGTTGCTTCTTTTTATTTCTAGATCAATACTCTAATGATACTCTTAGCATCATTATTAGTTTTATAGTATGTTATAATGTCATGTATGAACTGTTTGAAGACAATAATGTCATATAAGTGGGGTCTATAATATCTAAGTATTTGTTGAAAAATACAATAAGCAAGTGGAGTCAGGTGACCACATTGCCCCCACACTAGGTCCATGGATGATCGGAGTTGTAGTTGGAATGTCTCCGTTCGTGGATAGGGTGTTAAAAGACTTCATCTTCCTTCTCGCTTGATTCATTGACTTCTTCGTTGTGAGAACCCATAACGTTATTatgttgggtatttgtattggctgcattgttgctaaaacaaatatcttTGTTCTGTAAGTTGGAACCAAAGTGCCAACATGTGTTTAGGCGTCTCTGGaagatgttggatacgatgCTCCAACATTTTGGCACGGTTCAGTGTGACTGAGTTCTCGCCTATTTGTACGTGCGCCCTTTattatttaaggaaacaatatttccttatcttattgATCAAGCAACGCGCATATCATCTGAGAATCAGCCGTAGAATATTTCTaaagtgtattttatattttaggaaatattttatattgtttggAACGATCCTATAAATGTTCCGACATTTTAGGACTTTCCAGATTTGTTTCtgattcttgttttgcagaTTAAGTTGAACCGATCTGCATTATTACTGAAGCCCAACGTATTATTTAGCCCAAGCTGCTTCAGTACATAAGgaagacttcaagacctaattgtttatttaagccgtcatattaaaaagtttagatttttagggtttgattttgctcttgtatcgtttgtgatgCAAGTTTAGAATTTACTGTGTGTTCTTCTTGTATCGTCTGTGATACTTGTAAGGAGTGTGTGTTCTTCATAATTTAACATAatctaaaacatatttaacccaatttttaatcatatatattCACTTTTCAACtattatttttaggtttaattaaTCTATAAGTCCCTAAACTATTTGGGAATTTTTGAATAAGTCTCACtaaaaaaagttgtaataaaTGATTTACATCTTTCCTGCAAATTGCAGCAATGATTATCGAATATGAAGGATAAAACAAGGAAGgtagggctggaaatgagtcgagtccaGTCGAACTCATCTGAGTTCGactcgactcgataagaatttGTTCAGCTCGAAACTCGGCTCGAGTTCGACacgaattttttttaagtttaagttcggctcgtttaaagtttACGAACAATTTGGTTAGGTTCTTTAGGTTTAGTTTGTTTGCtcaaatcacataatttaaaggtcaattttttttgacaaaaatcaaaatcaaaattatagatttttttttttggcttaaatatggaaatggttCCTGCAAATATCTGGCGTTTTTGTtctagtccctataaaaatatttttttggttttagtccctgcaaatatagaatatttggttttggtcttcggtattttgttttaatccttgtaaaatcatttcatattgaaattgatccctataatattcaatttagtcctcattttgagaaattaaaatcaaatattctacatattacaaggaccaaatccaatatgaatcaattgtAGAGTTCGTGATGCACAAAACCTTTGCATATCAAGTCCCAAGCTTGTTAATTTAAGTTTACTTATGGGTTTTTGTCTTAATAAATATTTTGGAATTGAGCTCTCTGCTCCAAGTATTCATACCTTTGCTTTCACCAGTCGTACTCTTACGAAGTTCTATGGGAGCAAGACCAATCTTTCTTCTATCAAACATGTAAGTATTAATTTAGCACATCTTTGGGATTCGGCAAAGACTTCATTGGTTCTACTCAGCTGGCTGGTTGAATTTGCTAGTATTGAATCATTGATCGTCTCTTTAGAGGCCCTCAAGGTACTTTATTGGCATGTTTGGTTTTGGCAAGAtagaaaaatgattaatttgtgTTGTCTCATGTTGAAGGTTTCAAGTCGATGAACCTCCCTGTGATGCATTGGGATAGGTCATGTAGAAGAAGGCTACATGACTAATAAAAGTTGGTCACATGGAAGTAGTCCCTTGAGGTGTTAACTTTATTTACTGGGAAATCATCTATAGAGTTAGAAAAATGTTGTGCTTTGTGCAATGCTAAATCTGATGTACAGTTGAAGGCTTTGGGTAGATATTTGGAACATTCAGCAAGGCTTGCCTTCAATACAACACCTAACCCCTTTAATACAGTACCATGTGTCGATACGAATGTTCAACTTAGAACTATGGAAAAG
It encodes:
- the LOC11443721 gene encoding DNA-directed RNA polymerase III subunit RPC7-like; amino-acid sequence: MAGRGGWGRGRGRGVYVRPVPFVVFPQDIDLPDVKHGKMDTSMRQLLKWDYDFDRYFEVAPYFLEEKAELKGRKRMHVERFSDKKKTIFTRDSLLQVLVFDECVKELVPGKTKQTLSRKKRQWNPEYGEKKLALLEKELLEEHKEGKHKKEEEDEESEDEEENEESSESGNDDYDKNDDVDDDDLNDKDSGDDEAIL